Genomic segment of Phycisphaerales bacterium AB-hyl4:
AAGCGAGCCTGTTTGCCTCGGCCCGACGGTCGGCCGCGAACGGTGTAGAGCAGGGCGGTCTTCAGGCCGGAGAACGAGAAGTCGACACTGTCGCGGGCGAGCAGCGAACGGGGCAGGTCGCAGGCGGCGGGGTTGCCCTGGCGGGCGGCGCGGTCGACGGCGGGTCCGCCGGGATAGCCGAGTTGGAGGATGACGGCAGCCTTGTCGTAGGCTTCGCCGACGGCGTCGTCGATGGTGCTGCCGAGCAGGGTCTGCTCGCTGGGGGATTGCATGGCGTAGAGGGAGGTGTGGCCGCCGGAGACGACGAAGCCGAGGGCGGGGAAAACCGGTTTCTGGTCTCTGGTTTCCGGTTTCTGGTTTTCCGTGAGCAAAGGGGCGTGGAGGTGGGCCTGGACGTGGTCGATGGCGATCAGTGGTTTGCCGGTGGCCCAGGCGAGGCTTTGGGCGGCGCTGACGCCGACGACCAGCGAACCGATGAGCCCCGGTCGGTTACCCACGGCGATGGCGTCGATCTGGTCAAGCTTGACGCCTGCTTCGTTGAGCGCGGCTCGCAGGACGGGCTCGATGCTCTCGAGGTGTGCCCTGCTGGCGATTTCCGGCACGACGCCGCCGTAGCGTTCGTGCAGGTCATGCTGTGAGGCGATGACGTTCGACCGCACCACCCGGCCGTCTTCGACGACGGCGGCCGCGGTTTCGTCACAGCTCGTCTCAATGCCAAGAATCAGCGTCACTGTTCCACCGGCTCCAGCTCTTCGGGCTGGCGTTCTTCGATGGCGGGCTCGTCGCCTTCGTCGAGCAGTTCGCCGGCGTCGCCTTCGATGGCGGCGGTCTCGTCGCCGGGCTTCCATTCGCCGGCGTCGATGCGGTCCATCTCACTTTCCAACTGGGATAGGCGATCGCGCAAGGCTTGTCGCTGCTGCTCAAGCGTCTGGCGTCGGCTGGCGGCGATCAGCTCGTCCACGCCGGACTCACCGACGCTGGGCCAGTCGCCGGTGTCGAGCTTGCCGAGCATGGCCCGCAATGCCGCGGCGAGCTGCATGTCTTTGAGCTGCTCTTCAATGGTTTCCGGTGTGACGGCGCCGTTTTCCCGGTTGCCGTTGTCGCGGAGCACGCGGTCGCCGTCGCGGCGGATTTCCAGCATCTCGCGCATCTGTTCGGGCGACATCGGCACGTACGAGCCTTCGGTGGGGTCGACGCCCCAGAGGTCCGAGTCGTCCCGGCGGTGGATCAGCCGGCCGGAGGGCACGTAGTAGTAGGCATTGGTCATCTTCAACGCCCCGCGGCCGCCTTCGAGCATGCGGACCTGCTGGACGCTGCCCTTGCCGAACGTCCGGGCGCCGACGAACAGGGCGCGGTCGTTGTCCTGCAACGCACCGGTGACGATTTCCGCTGCGGAGGCGCTGCTTTCGTTGGCCAACACGACGATGGGGATGTCCTCATTGACCAGCGGGGCGGTGCGGGCGGCGAACTCCTGACGGGAGACGGATCGGCCCTCGACCGAGGCGATCGGCGAGCCCTGGGGCAGGAACATATCACTGACTTCCACAGCCGACTCAAGCAGGCCGCCCGGGTTGAACCGCATGTCCAGCACGAGGCCGCGCATTTCCTGCTCGTTGAGCTGTTGCAGGGCGGTTCGCAGCTCGCCGGCGGTTCGCTCGGTGAACTGGGTGAGGCGGAGATAGCCGATGCGGTTGTCGCGGTCGACGAACAGTTCGTACTGCTGGTCGGTATCGCGTCGGAAACCGCGGACGGTCTGGATGTTGATCACGTCGCGGGTGATGGTGATGTCCTGCTCTTCGCCGGACTCGTGGCGGACGCGGATGTTGACATCCGTGCCGGCTTCGCCGGTGAGCTTGCGGACGGCTTCGGTGAGGCTCATGCCGAGCGTGGATTCGCCGTCGATTTCAAGGACCATGTCTCCCGCCATGACGCCGGCCTCCCACGCGGGGGAGTCTTCGAGGGGGGTGACAATGCGCAGGCGGTTTTCGTGCAGGTCGACTTCCGCGCCGATGCCGGAGAACGTGCCGCGAACCTGGCGGTCGAAGCCTTCGAGGTCTTCGGTGGTGAGGAAGCTGGTGTGTGGGTCGTTGAGCGAGTCGATCATGCCGCGGACGGCGGCCTCGATCAGGGCCTGCTGGTCCGGCTCGTCGACGTAGCCTTGCATCAGCTCGTGGCGGATGTCCACCAGCAAATCGAGCTGGTCGAAGACACTGTTGGGCCGGGCCCAGGAGGTCGTCAGCGCGAAAAGAAACGCACTCACGACAGTAAGAACGACCATTTGGGCGGTGATCCGGGTTTTCATCAACATCTCGCTTTGTATAGCTGAGGCGGAAGCACGTATCGGTAAAGTGCTACGGTCAATTCTAGAGTCGCGTTCGAAGTCCTTCAAAAAGAACCTTTGGGGGGTGGGCTCCACGGATTCGCTCCGCTACATCCGTGGGCTTTATTGGGGCAGGTTTTTGAGGGCTGGGGTGCTCCGGATTGACGCCCGGCTTGACCTTGTCGCAGGCGGGGCCGATACTTGGCATCTTACAGGCCAATCCGGGTTCGAGGCGTCCGCCGGTCCTTTGCTATCCGTTCGACGGAGTGACAATCGCATGAGTCATGTTTCCAGTCGCTGGCTGTTCCTGTTGCCGATGCTTTTCGCGTTGACGTTGACCGCCTGCGGGGCGACAGAGCGTACGGAGGGTGAGGATCGGCCTGAACCTCGTCGATCGGGGCTGCTGGTGGACCCCGCCGAGGCCGAGCGCGTGGGCTACGCGGTGAACTGGATCGCCAGCGTCGACGTGCCCAGCCGTCAGCGGATCATCGCCGCGACGCTGCTGGATGACCTGATTATTACGCTCGAACGCCCGACGAACATGATCTCGGCGGTGTCGGTCAGCGACGGTCGGCCGGTCTGGCGCCGCGTGGCCGACCGCAGCCCGGACCCGTTCTTTCGGCCGACACGACGCGATGACCGCATCTTCATCAACTCGGCTTCGCAGTTGCTGATGATTGACGTCCGCACGGGCAACATCGTCAACGTGGTGGAACTGCCCGTTGCGGTCGACGCGCCGCACACCATCGTGCAAGGCCGAGCCGTCTTCGGCGGCGTGGACGGCCGAGTGTTCGCCATCGACCTGGATACGGGGCAGATCCGCTGGAATCGACAGCTCAGCGGCCGAGTGACCGCAGCGCCGGCGGATGCGGACGACGCGACTGTCGTCGGGGATGACGCCGGGCGATACGCCATGTTCGACGCGCAAAGCGGGTCAATGCTGTGGGAAGGCCGAACCTTCGGCCGAAACAGCGCGACCGCCGCGGTGGACGAAGACACGGTGTACATCGCCTCGCGTGACCAGGCTTTGTATGCACTGAGCCGATCGACCGGGCGCGACCGCTGGGTCTATCGCGACACCGTGCCGCTGGAGTGGGACCCGAAGCTGATCGGCCCGACGCTGTTCGTGCCGGTGATCGGCGACGGTCGGCTGGTGGCGCTGGACATCGAGCAGGGCGACGTCCGCTGGACGTACGAGGGCGTGGCGATTCCGCTGGCGACGCCGCGTGAGGATCGCATCCTGCTCGCGACGCCGACCGAGTTGAAGGTGGTCCGGCATGGTGATGGCCGCGAGCTTGCCGACGCGCGGACCCGCCGACTGGTGACCGTGCTCTCCGGGCCGGGCAACAGCCTGGTGCTTGTGGCGAGCAACGGCGACATGAGCCGACTCAACCCGCGCCGCTGAGGGGCGCGATGTGTGGTTGACCCCGTTATTTCGATTGACCTGACTGCCGGACAAATATGAGCGATACGATTGCGATCAAGACGGCCCTGCTCTCGGTGAGCGATAAGACGGATCTTGTGGCGTTTGCCCGCCGACTCGTGCGGCATGACGTGAAGCTGATTTCCACTGGCGGCACGGCACGCACGCTTGTCGAAGCCGGCTTTGACATCACGCCCATCGATCACGTCACCGGTTTCCCCGAAATGATGGACGGCCGGGTCAAGACGCTGCACCCGAAAGTGCACGGCGGCCTGCTGGCCCGCCGCGACAAGCCCGAGCACGTCGCGGCGATGGAGCAGCACGGCATCGCCGCGATCGACCTGGTCTGCGTCAACCTCTACCCCTTCGAGCAGACCGTGGCGAAGGAAGGCGTTACGGACGATGACGCGATCGAGAACATCGACATCGGCGGGCCGACGCTGATTCGCAGCTCGGCCAAAAATCATCAGTTTGTCACCTGCGTCACCAGTCCGAAGCAGTATGACACGGTGTGTAACGATCTTGATTCGCATGAGGGCGCGACGACACTCGCGCTTCGCAGGCAGCTTGCCGCGGCGGCGTTCAGCCGTACCGCCGAGTATGACACGGCGATTTCGCGCTGGATGAGCGGGCGGTGGTAGGAGGCGGGGGATGGTGTTGCGCTGCGTTTTAAGTCGGGGTATTGGCGGCGTCATTCCCGCCGATGCTTGATCGGATAAAATTCTCACCATGCGTCAGTTCCCCCCCGGTGACACGGAAACATCGTCCCAGGCCGCTCGGCCGCGCTTGGAGCGTCGGCTGTTGTCGCGTCGTCGGCGGATGGCCCGGCGGACGGTGGCGGTGCTGCCGACGCTGTTTACGCTGGGCAACCTGCTTGCCGGGTTCGCCGCGATCTTCATTGCCTCCCGGCAGGCGGACGCGCAATTGCCGTTTGGCTGGACGCCGGTGATGTTCGCTGCTGTGTGCATCTTCATCGGCATGGTGTTTGACGGGCTCGACGGCCGCATCGCCCGGTTGACGCGCAGCTCCAGCGAGTTGGGCGAACAGCTCGATTCGATGGCGGACATGGTCACGTTCGGCGTCGCGCCCGCATTCGTGGCGATTCAGCTCGTCGGCGTCGGCGTACCGTTCATGTCGGAAACCGTTGCAGGCGATCGGCTGTTCGACCGGATCGCGCTGGTGGCCGGCTGCATTTATGTCGTCTGTGCCGCGCTGCGGCTGGCGCGGTTCAATGTGGAACTGGAAGCGGACACGGAGTCGGACCACAACAGCTTCCGCGGCCTGCCCTCGCCTGGTGCGGCGGGGACGGTGGCGAGCGTGGTGCTGCTGCATCAGTATTTCCTGGCGCGTGAGGCGAGCGATCACTGGACGGTCAACCTCGCGGCGTTCGGAATGGTGGGGCTGATGTTGCTTGTGTCTTTCGCGATGGTGAGCAACGTCCGCTACGTGCATGTCATGAACCGCTGGGTGCGCGGCCGGGCGAAGGTCAGCACGCTGGCCAAGGCGATCATCGTCGCGCTGCTGCTGGTGGTGCACTGGCAGGGTGCGCTCGCAGCGGCGTTCGCGCTGTATGCGATCTCAGCGCCAGCGGCGAGCCTGTATCGGCGGGTGTTCGACACCGAGCCGCCGATCATCGGCGCGACGGGTGGCGGGCATGCGGCCGGCCATGCTCAAGATGACTGAATCGCGGCGTCGGGTGCTTCGACGAAGGCGTGGTAGACGGCGCGCATCGCCGGCTCGAAGTCTTCGACCGCAACGCCAACGATGATGTTCAGTTCGCTCGAGCCCTGGTCAATCATGCGGATGTTGACGTTGGCCTCGGCGAGCGCGGTGAAGAGCCGAGCGGCCATGCCGGGCGTGTGCGCCATGCCTCGGCCGACGGTCGCGAGCAGGGCCATTTCGGGGTAGACCTCGATGGCGTCCGGCTCGGTTTCGTTCTTCAGGGCTTCGATCACATCATCCAGCTTGCCGTCGAGCTGATCGTCGGAAATCACCAGCGACATCGTGTCAATGCCCGAAGGCAGATGCTCGAAATTGACATTATTGCGTTCGAGCACGCTAAGCACGCGTCGGCCGAAGCCGAGTTCGGCGTTCATGAGCGCTTTTTCGAGTGCGATGACGGTGAAGTCGCGTCGGCCGGCGAGGCCGGTGATGGCACCGGCGTGGGCGACGGGCTGTGCCTCGGAGACGATCATCGTGCCCGGGTCGTTCGGAGCGTTGGTGTTGCGGATGTTGACGGGGATGCCGGCGTTGCGGACGGGGAAGATGGCCTCGTCGTGCAGGACGGTGGCGCCCATGTAGGCGAGCTCGCGCAGCTCGCGGTAGGTGATCGTGTCGATCGTGCGTGGCCGATCGACCACGCGGGGGTCTGCCATGAGCAGGCCGGTGACGTCGGTCCAGTTTTCGTAGAGGTTGGCGTTGACGCCGCGGGCGAGGATGGCGCCGGTGACGTCGGAGCCGCCTCGAGAGAAGGTTTTGACCTGTCCGTCGTGGCCGAGCCCGTAGAAGCCGGGCACAACGGCGTGCTCAAGGTCGCCGAGGCGGCGGGCGAGGGTGCTGTAGGTTTTGGATTCGTCGAGCCTGCCGCGGCGGTCGAAGAAGATTAACTCCGTCGGGTCGACGAAGGGCCAGCCGAGCAGCTCGGCGATGATGCGGCCGTTGAGATACTCGCCCCGGCTGGCGGCGTAGTCGGCGGACGCCCCGTCGCGGGCGAGGTCGGCAAGGGTCTGGCGGATCGTGTCGAACTCGGCGTCGAGGTCGAGGCTGACCTTCAACTCGCGGGCGATGGTGGTGAATCGCTCGGCGACAATGCTGAACACCTCGTTGAACGGCACGCCCTGGCGGGCATGTTCGTGGCAGAGGTAGAGCAGGTCGGTGATCTTCTGATCGTCGGCGTGTCGCTTGCCGGGGGCGGAGGGGACGACGTAGCGGCGGCCGGGCTCGGCGTCGACAATGGCGCGGACCTTGGCGATCTGGCTGGCGTCGGCGAGGCTTGTGCCGCCGAACTTGCAGATTCGGGTGTTCATGGCAATCTCGTGTGCAGGGGCGTTTTTATGGAAGAAACGGCCAATGTACCGCAGGGACGGACGGTTCGCCACGGGTTGAAGGCGCGTGGAAGAGGTCTGATTTGAAAATTTGCGGCTCAGGCTGGTTTGACAAGGGGGAAAGCCCGGTTAAACTACTCGGCTCCACCTGGCGAAAGGTGGGGTTGCTGAAAGAATAAACCGCACTAGAGGCTCTTTGACATGACCGCGGGTAAGATTCGCATCCGAATGGAAGCTTACGACCACCAGGCGCTTGACGCGTCGGCGCGTGAGATTGTTGACCACGCCAAGCGCACCAACGCCCGAGTGGCCGGCCCCGTGCCGCTGCCGACACGGATCGAGCGTTACACGGTGCTGCGTGGCCCGCACATTGACAAGAAGAGCCGTGAGCAGTTCGAGATCCGAACGCACAAGCGGATCATCGACATTAAAGAACCAAACGCCCGGACGGTTGAGGCGCTAAACCGCCTCGTCGTGCCTGCGGGTGTGTTTGTGAAGATCAAGGCCTGACCCGATCAGGCCCTCGGCGGCATGAGCCGCCTCGCCGACGGCGGCATGTTTCGTCGCGGCCTCCGGGCTGCGAAAGAGTGTTTGAGATAACTGCAATCAAGCAGGGTCGTGATCCTCTACCGGCTCGTAAGTCGGCAAAGATCCCCGCATTACGCGGACCCCTGGGAGGTTGAATCGATGGCTACCGGTATCCTTGGTCGCAAAATTGGCATGACCCGCCTGTATGATGAGCAGGGGCGAAACGTCCCGGTTACCGTCATCCAGGCTGGCCCGTGTCAGATCAGCCAGGTCAAGTCGGCGGATTCAGATGGCTACGAGGCCATCCAGATCGCCTTCGATGACATGAAAGCCCGCAATTCGACGTTTCCGCTCATCGGCCACGACGCCAAGGCCGGGATCGCACCCAAGCGGTACCACCGCGAAGTGCGGGTCGGCGACGGTGAGTCGGCCAACTACGAGCTGGGGCAGGAGCTTACTGTCGAGGTGTTCGCGGACGTCAAGTTCGTCGACGTCACCGGCACGAGCAAGGGCAAGGGTTTTCAGGGCACGATGAAGCGTCACAACTTCAAGGGCCAGCTCGCCAGCCACGGCGTTGAGCGGAAGCATCGCTCCCCGGGCTCGATCGGTGGCCACGCGAACAATGCCGGTAAGTCCGGCAAGATCAAGAAGGGCAAGCGGATGTCCGGGCACATGGGCCAGGAACGTGTGACCGTCCGAAGCTTGCCTGTGGTTGGAATTGATAAGGAACGCAACCTGCTGTTGGTCAAGGGCGCCGTGCCCGGCCCGAAGCAGGGGCTGTTGATGGTTCGGGAGTCCGTCCGGCTGTATAAGCGAAAGGCCAAACTGGCCAAGGCGTCGTAAGTCGTGAGGAGCGGCTTGAGGCTTGAGGTCTGAGGCTTGAGGGAAACGTGGCAGCCCTGCTGCAGCGAACTCAAGTTCCAAGCCACAGGCTCCAAGCCCTCTGGATCGAAACTGCCCCGCCGCGACAATTCGGTTTAACCGAGTCGCAATGATCAGCGATCGGGCTCGTGTTGCGAGTCGGATCAGAAGCGGCGAAACAAACGCATGCCGAGCGCATCGGCACCGTAGGTGATGGAAATGATCGAAATTCCAGTTCATAACACGTCCGGCGAACAGGTCGGAACCGTCCAGGTCGACGAGCAGGTGCTCGGCGGCGAGGTTCGGCACGGTCTGCTGAAGCAGGCTTACGTCCGCTACCACGCCAACCGTCGGCAGGGCACGGTCCGCACGAAAAATCGCAGCGAGGTCAGCCA
This window contains:
- a CDS encoding aspartate kinase; protein product: MNTRICKFGGTSLADASQIAKVRAIVDAEPGRRYVVPSAPGKRHADDQKITDLLYLCHEHARQGVPFNEVFSIVAERFTTIARELKVSLDLDAEFDTIRQTLADLARDGASADYAASRGEYLNGRIIAELLGWPFVDPTELIFFDRRGRLDESKTYSTLARRLGDLEHAVVPGFYGLGHDGQVKTFSRGGSDVTGAILARGVNANLYENWTDVTGLLMADPRVVDRPRTIDTITYRELRELAYMGATVLHDEAIFPVRNAGIPVNIRNTNAPNDPGTMIVSEAQPVAHAGAITGLAGRRDFTVIALEKALMNAELGFGRRVLSVLERNNVNFEHLPSGIDTMSLVISDDQLDGKLDDVIEALKNETEPDAIEVYPEMALLATVGRGMAHTPGMAARLFTALAEANVNIRMIDQGSSELNIIVGVAVEDFEPAMRAVYHAFVEAPDAAIQSS
- the tsaD gene encoding tRNA (adenosine(37)-N6)-threonylcarbamoyltransferase complex transferase subunit TsaD, which produces MTLILGIETSCDETAAAVVEDGRVVRSNVIASQHDLHERYGGVVPEIASRAHLESIEPVLRAALNEAGVKLDQIDAIAVGNRPGLIGSLVVGVSAAQSLAWATGKPLIAIDHVQAHLHAPLLTENQKPETRDQKPVFPALGFVVSGGHTSLYAMQSPSEQTLLGSTIDDAVGEAYDKAAVILQLGYPGGPAVDRAARQGNPAACDLPRSLLARDSVDFSFSGLKTALLYTVRGRPSGRGKQARFERSADDLTDPQRRDLAASFQQAVVDVLITKLNRALDHMAALGQPPHALLVGGGVSANSLLRERVAELGEKRGVTVHLPAMTYCIDNAAMIAGLAFDYHQRGEHADLDLPAIATTSLISGS
- the rpsJ gene encoding 30S ribosomal protein S10, with translation MTAGKIRIRMEAYDHQALDASAREIVDHAKRTNARVAGPVPLPTRIERYTVLRGPHIDKKSREQFEIRTHKRIIDIKEPNARTVEALNRLVVPAGVFVKIKA
- a CDS encoding S41 family peptidase is translated as MKTRITAQMVVLTVVSAFLFALTTSWARPNSVFDQLDLLVDIRHELMQGYVDEPDQQALIEAAVRGMIDSLNDPHTSFLTTEDLEGFDRQVRGTFSGIGAEVDLHENRLRIVTPLEDSPAWEAGVMAGDMVLEIDGESTLGMSLTEAVRKLTGEAGTDVNIRVRHESGEEQDITITRDVINIQTVRGFRRDTDQQYELFVDRDNRIGYLRLTQFTERTAGELRTALQQLNEQEMRGLVLDMRFNPGGLLESAVEVSDMFLPQGSPIASVEGRSVSRQEFAARTAPLVNEDIPIVVLANESSASAAEIVTGALQDNDRALFVGARTFGKGSVQQVRMLEGGRGALKMTNAYYYVPSGRLIHRRDDSDLWGVDPTEGSYVPMSPEQMREMLEIRRDGDRVLRDNGNRENGAVTPETIEEQLKDMQLAAALRAMLGKLDTGDWPSVGESGVDELIAASRRQTLEQQRQALRDRLSQLESEMDRIDAGEWKPGDETAAIEGDAGELLDEGDEPAIEERQPEELEPVEQ
- the rplC gene encoding 50S ribosomal protein L3, coding for MATGILGRKIGMTRLYDEQGRNVPVTVIQAGPCQISQVKSADSDGYEAIQIAFDDMKARNSTFPLIGHDAKAGIAPKRYHREVRVGDGESANYELGQELTVEVFADVKFVDVTGTSKGKGFQGTMKRHNFKGQLASHGVERKHRSPGSIGGHANNAGKSGKIKKGKRMSGHMGQERVTVRSLPVVGIDKERNLLLVKGAVPGPKQGLLMVRESVRLYKRKAKLAKAS
- a CDS encoding phosphatidylcholine/phosphatidylserine synthase: MRQFPPGDTETSSQAARPRLERRLLSRRRRMARRTVAVLPTLFTLGNLLAGFAAIFIASRQADAQLPFGWTPVMFAAVCIFIGMVFDGLDGRIARLTRSSSELGEQLDSMADMVTFGVAPAFVAIQLVGVGVPFMSETVAGDRLFDRIALVAGCIYVVCAALRLARFNVELEADTESDHNSFRGLPSPGAAGTVASVVLLHQYFLAREASDHWTVNLAAFGMVGLMLLVSFAMVSNVRYVHVMNRWVRGRAKVSTLAKAIIVALLLVVHWQGALAAAFALYAISAPAASLYRRVFDTEPPIIGATGGGHAAGHAQDD
- a CDS encoding PQQ-binding-like beta-propeller repeat protein; the protein is MSHVSSRWLFLLPMLFALTLTACGATERTEGEDRPEPRRSGLLVDPAEAERVGYAVNWIASVDVPSRQRIIAATLLDDLIITLERPTNMISAVSVSDGRPVWRRVADRSPDPFFRPTRRDDRIFINSASQLLMIDVRTGNIVNVVELPVAVDAPHTIVQGRAVFGGVDGRVFAIDLDTGQIRWNRQLSGRVTAAPADADDATVVGDDAGRYAMFDAQSGSMLWEGRTFGRNSATAAVDEDTVYIASRDQALYALSRSTGRDRWVYRDTVPLEWDPKLIGPTLFVPVIGDGRLVALDIEQGDVRWTYEGVAIPLATPREDRILLATPTELKVVRHGDGRELADARTRRLVTVLSGPGNSLVLVASNGDMSRLNPRR